In Pseudomonas sp. MTM4, one genomic interval encodes:
- the msrQ gene encoding protein-methionine-sulfoxide reductase heme-binding subunit MsrQ, with the protein MRYPWWRLLLFLSAASAPCYWLYLGAIAALGPDPGKVLVDNLGQGALVLLLCSLAMTPLQRLTSWSGWIAFRRQLGLWSFSYAVLHLTAYLYFLLGLDFTSFTLELVDRPYMAVGAIALLGLLVLAVTSNRWSMRKLGKRWKKLHRIVYPVLLVVLLHMLWVVRADAGRWAIYAAIAAALLLVRLPPIERKLSCLQGKASAK; encoded by the coding sequence ATGCGGTACCCATGGTGGCGACTGCTTCTGTTTCTATCAGCGGCTAGTGCGCCCTGCTACTGGCTTTATCTGGGGGCTATTGCTGCATTGGGGCCTGATCCCGGCAAGGTGCTGGTGGACAATCTGGGGCAGGGCGCTTTGGTCTTGCTGCTGTGCTCGCTCGCAATGACGCCATTGCAACGGCTCACATCCTGGTCAGGGTGGATCGCATTTCGCCGCCAGCTTGGGCTGTGGTCTTTCAGTTACGCGGTGCTGCATCTCACGGCTTATCTCTATTTCCTGCTAGGGCTCGACTTCACAAGCTTCACGCTCGAACTGGTTGATCGACCCTATATGGCGGTGGGCGCGATTGCGTTGCTGGGCTTGCTTGTACTGGCTGTTACATCCAACCGTTGGAGCATGCGCAAGCTGGGCAAGCGCTGGAAGAAACTGCATCGGATTGTTTATCCGGTGCTCCTGGTTGTGCTGCTGCACATGTTATGGGTCGTGCGCGCCGACGCCGGCCGCTGGGCGATCTACGCCGCGATTGCCGCTGCGCTGCTGCTGGTGCGCTTACCACCCATCGAAAGGAAGCTCAGTTGCCTTCAAGGTAAAGCGAGCGCGAAATAA
- a CDS encoding 2-isopropylmalate synthase: MSSNDRVIIFDTTLRDGEQSPGASMTGEEKLRIAKALERLKVDVIEAGFAIASPGDFAAVKAVADNIRDSTVCSLARAVDADIERAAEALAGANSGRIHTFIATSPIHMQYKLRMQPDQVVEQAVRAVTKARNLCADVEFSCEDAGRSEIDFLCSIIEAAINAGARTINIPDTVGYAIPHQYADTIRQLLERIPNADKAVFSVHCHNDLGLAVANSLAAVVAGARQVECTINGLGERAGNAALEEIVMAIKTRQDLLNVHTRIETEHILSASRLVSGITGFPVQPNKAIVGANAFAHESGIHQDGVLKHRETYEIMSAQSVGWNANKMVMGKHSGRAAFRSRLDELGIVLPGEGELNAAFARFKELADKKHEIFDEDLQALVSDTLTEDVQEHFKLVTLEVSSKTGEVPDARLVLSVDGSERPASAQGSGPVDATFKAIESVANSGATLQLYSVNAITKGTDSQGEVTVRLEKGGRIVNGNGADTDIVVASAKAYLNALNLMQVGAKAHPQVTGV; this comes from the coding sequence ATGAGCAGCAACGACCGCGTCATCATCTTCGACACCACCCTGCGAGACGGCGAACAGAGCCCCGGCGCTTCCATGACAGGCGAAGAAAAACTGCGCATTGCCAAGGCCCTCGAACGGCTGAAGGTCGACGTGATCGAAGCCGGCTTCGCCATTGCCAGTCCGGGCGATTTCGCCGCGGTCAAAGCGGTGGCCGATAACATCAGGGACAGCACCGTGTGCAGCCTGGCTCGCGCCGTCGATGCCGATATCGAGCGCGCCGCCGAAGCGCTGGCCGGCGCCAACTCAGGGCGTATCCACACCTTTATCGCCACCAGTCCGATCCACATGCAATACAAGCTGCGCATGCAGCCGGACCAGGTCGTCGAGCAGGCCGTACGCGCCGTGACCAAGGCTCGCAACCTCTGCGCCGACGTGGAGTTTTCCTGTGAGGACGCCGGGCGTTCGGAAATCGATTTTCTCTGCAGCATCATCGAAGCGGCGATCAATGCCGGCGCGCGCACCATCAATATTCCGGACACCGTCGGCTATGCCATTCCGCATCAATATGCCGACACCATCCGCCAGTTGCTCGAACGCATTCCCAATGCCGACAAGGCGGTGTTCTCCGTGCATTGCCACAATGATCTCGGCCTGGCCGTCGCCAACTCGCTGGCGGCCGTCGTAGCGGGCGCGCGCCAAGTCGAATGCACCATCAATGGCCTCGGCGAACGCGCCGGCAACGCCGCGCTGGAAGAGATCGTCATGGCGATCAAGACCCGCCAGGACCTGCTCAACGTGCACACCCGCATCGAGACCGAACATATCCTCAGCGCCTCGCGCCTGGTCTCCGGCATCACCGGCTTTCCGGTGCAGCCAAACAAAGCCATCGTCGGCGCCAATGCATTCGCCCACGAGTCTGGCATCCACCAGGACGGCGTGCTCAAGCACCGCGAAACCTACGAGATCATGTCCGCGCAGTCGGTCGGCTGGAACGCCAACAAGATGGTCATGGGCAAGCACTCCGGCCGCGCCGCGTTTCGCTCGCGGCTCGATGAGCTCGGTATCGTGCTGCCCGGCGAGGGTGAGCTGAACGCTGCCTTTGCGCGCTTCAAGGAATTAGCCGACAAGAAGCACGAGATTTTCGACGAAGACTTGCAGGCGTTGGTCTCCGACACCCTCACCGAAGATGTGCAGGAGCACTTCAAACTGGTGACGCTGGAGGTATCGAGCAAGACGGGTGAAGTGCCGGATGCCAGGCTCGTCCTGAGCGTGGACGGCAGTGAGCGGCCTGCATCGGCGCAGGGCTCCGGTCCGGTCGATGCGACCTTCAAGGCCATCGAATCGGTGGCCAATTCCGGCGCCACGTTGCAGCTGTATTCGGTTAACGCCATCACCAAGGGCACCGATTCGCAGGGCGAGGTCACGGTGCGGCTGGAGAAGGGGGGGCGCATCGTCAATGGCAACGGGGCCGATACCGATATTGTCGTGGCCTCCGCCAAGGCCTACCTGAATGCGCTGAACCTGATGCAGGTGGGTGCCAAGGCCCATCCGCAGGTGACCGGGGTTTGA
- a CDS encoding energy transducer TonB, with the protein MITESRRRAFLDAMQVSTWLPRTELPFAAPSRPELLQFVEPEPEPAPVIELEQPVAQPAPLSPKPVTATPAAAASPAADAVRSVMPRIAMPEPKKTALKSDEAQASAVEQKAAVPPPRFALQLLRAGNVLLLVELPTGESFQSRDPAYILLKDLLRAARLPDKPQQVGDGEPIRWPLLHRGSLDQGIEAARDYVQGVVAAELEEMGCACLWLIGAPALRFGGEVEADGCYRELTVEGLGLVLTMPGLEQLMEQPESKAQLWKAMRRSMPRWVTGL; encoded by the coding sequence TTGATTACCGAAAGCCGACGTCGGGCCTTCCTCGACGCCATGCAGGTCAGCACTTGGCTGCCACGGACCGAGCTGCCCTTCGCCGCGCCTTCTCGCCCAGAGCTGCTGCAATTCGTCGAGCCTGAACCCGAACCCGCGCCAGTCATCGAGCTCGAACAGCCAGTCGCGCAGCCGGCCCCGTTGTCGCCCAAACCGGTAACCGCTACACCGGCTGCCGCGGCGAGCCCGGCGGCAGATGCGGTTCGCTCGGTTATGCCGCGCATCGCCATGCCCGAGCCAAAAAAAACGGCCCTGAAATCCGACGAGGCGCAGGCGTCCGCCGTCGAGCAAAAAGCCGCAGTGCCGCCGCCGCGTTTCGCCTTGCAGTTGCTGCGTGCGGGCAACGTGCTGCTGTTGGTGGAGCTGCCGACGGGCGAGTCCTTCCAGAGCCGTGACCCAGCTTACATCCTGCTCAAGGACTTGCTGCGCGCCGCCAGGCTACCGGACAAGCCGCAGCAGGTCGGTGACGGCGAGCCGATTCGCTGGCCGCTGTTGCATCGCGGCAGCCTCGATCAGGGCATCGAGGCCGCACGCGATTACGTGCAGGGTGTGGTCGCCGCTGAACTGGAGGAAATGGGTTGTGCCTGCCTCTGGCTGATCGGCGCACCAGCCCTTCGTTTCGGCGGCGAAGTCGAGGCGGATGGCTGCTATCGCGAGCTCACCGTCGAAGGTTTGGGGCTTGTGCTGACCATGCCTGGTCTCGAACAGCTGATGGAGCAGCCTGAAAGCAAGGCGCAGCTGTGGAAGGCCATGCGTCGTAGCATGCCGCGCTGGGTAACCGGTTTATGA
- the rimI gene encoding ribosomal protein S18-alanine N-acetyltransferase yields MSDAVSFRPMTAADIETVLKIEYAAFSHPWTRGIFTDALTAYECWVMFEGEQQVGHGVINVILDEAHLLNITVKPQSQGHGLGLRLLEHLMQRAHERGGRECFLEVRASNAPAYRLYERYGFNEVGRRRGYYPSADGREDALVMACTLID; encoded by the coding sequence ATGAGTGATGCAGTCAGCTTCCGCCCGATGACCGCGGCGGATATCGAAACCGTCCTGAAAATCGAATACGCCGCGTTCAGCCATCCCTGGACCCGAGGCATCTTCACCGATGCGCTAACGGCTTATGAGTGCTGGGTCATGTTCGAAGGCGAGCAGCAGGTCGGGCATGGCGTGATCAACGTCATCCTCGACGAGGCGCACCTGCTGAACATCACCGTCAAACCGCAGAGCCAAGGCCATGGCCTCGGTTTGCGGCTGCTCGAACACCTGATGCAGCGGGCCCACGAGCGTGGCGGTCGAGAATGCTTTCTGGAAGTGCGCGCCAGCAATGCACCGGCTTACCGGCTGTACGAGCGCTACGGTTTCAACGAAGTGGGGCGCCGCCGGGGCTATTACCCATCGGCTGATGGACGAGAAGATGCCTTGGTGATGGCCTGCACCCTGATCGACTGA
- the otsB gene encoding trehalose-phosphatase: MNESDDLSGLDVRHCAFFFDVDGTLAEIQPRPELVFIPPRSLVALEHLHVSEIPIAVISGRPLSQLDDLLSPLRLPAAGVHGAERRTAEGQLRNLALDNVLFDRIHQELEKACAELPGLSLENKDVAFALHFRLAPELEDTARALAEDFIGRYGDVLALQPGKCVFELKPRGASKGEVIRTFMQEAPFKERTPVFIGDDLTDEAGFKVVNELGGLSIKVGTGATEATQRLDSVEAVGAWLESLLSALSEQPVNPIKPD; encoded by the coding sequence ATGAACGAATCCGATGATCTATCCGGGCTGGACGTCCGCCACTGCGCTTTTTTCTTCGATGTCGATGGCACGCTGGCTGAGATACAGCCTCGTCCCGAACTCGTTTTCATCCCGCCTCGCTCGCTGGTGGCGCTCGAACATCTGCATGTCAGCGAGATCCCCATAGCGGTTATTTCGGGACGCCCGCTCAGCCAGCTCGACGATCTTCTCTCGCCATTGCGCCTGCCGGCTGCCGGTGTGCACGGTGCCGAAAGACGTACTGCCGAAGGCCAGTTACGGAATCTGGCGCTGGATAACGTTCTGTTCGACCGCATCCACCAAGAGCTGGAAAAAGCGTGCGCTGAGCTTCCCGGTCTATCTCTGGAAAACAAGGATGTCGCCTTCGCGTTGCATTTCCGGTTGGCTCCAGAACTGGAAGATACCGCTCGTGCTCTGGCTGAAGACTTCATCGGGCGCTACGGCGACGTGCTGGCCCTGCAGCCAGGCAAATGCGTGTTCGAACTCAAGCCGCGTGGCGCCAGCAAGGGCGAGGTGATTCGCACCTTCATGCAGGAAGCGCCTTTCAAGGAGCGAACGCCTGTTTTCATCGGTGACGATTTGACCGACGAGGCGGGCTTCAAGGTTGTCAATGAGTTGGGCGGGTTAAGCATCAAGGTCGGCACCGGCGCGACCGAAGCCACGCAGCGTCTGGATTCGGTAGAAGCCGTCGGCGCCTGGCTCGAAAGCCTACTTAGCGCACTATCCGAACAGCCCGTAAATCCAATAAAACCAGACTGA
- the otsA gene encoding alpha,alpha-trehalose-phosphate synthase (UDP-forming), whose product MSRLVVVSNRVAPIKAGKVAAGGLAVGVYDALRQAGGIWFGWSGEVSSSPQTNSETIGNITYVTLGLTKQDYDQYYRGFSNATLWPIFHYRIDLARYNRQEYDGYRRVNAMLAEKLKPLLKPDDIIWIHDYHLIPFAECCRQLGIRNRIGFFLHIPFPPPEILTVIPPHNELLKTLCFYDLIGFQTETDRLAFQDYMTREVRGILESDGSLTAYGQNFRAGVYPIGVVPDEIHDLAESYKGRRKPMRRTTDIARKKIISVDRLDYSKGLLERFKAYEAFLERYPEHRRSVEFIQIAPTSRSDVKTYQHIRQQLESAAGHINGWLSDLDWTPLHYLNKSHDRRVLMGLFRNADIGFVTPLRDGMNLVAKEYVASQDPEDPGVLVLSRFAGAARELTSALIVNPYDCIGMAEALDRALRMPLAERKDRYEHMMRAIRAADLDAWRDNFLRDLRAFSSRPRAEVPSNPLFTV is encoded by the coding sequence ATGAGCCGACTAGTAGTGGTTTCCAACCGCGTAGCGCCGATCAAGGCGGGGAAGGTCGCTGCTGGCGGACTTGCAGTGGGCGTCTATGACGCGTTGCGCCAGGCCGGAGGCATCTGGTTTGGCTGGAGCGGTGAGGTAAGCAGCTCCCCGCAAACCAATAGCGAGACCATCGGTAACATCACCTACGTGACCCTGGGGTTGACCAAGCAAGACTACGATCAGTATTACCGCGGTTTTTCCAACGCCACGCTCTGGCCGATCTTCCACTACCGCATCGATCTAGCCCGCTACAACCGTCAGGAATACGATGGCTACAGACGGGTCAATGCCATGCTGGCGGAGAAGCTCAAGCCGCTGCTCAAACCCGACGACATCATCTGGATCCACGATTACCACCTGATCCCCTTCGCCGAATGCTGCCGCCAGTTGGGCATTCGTAACCGCATCGGCTTTTTTCTTCACATCCCGTTTCCGCCGCCGGAAATTCTCACCGTCATCCCGCCGCACAACGAGCTGCTCAAAACGCTCTGTTTCTACGACCTCATCGGGTTTCAAACTGAAACCGATCGTCTCGCCTTTCAGGACTACATGACCCGTGAAGTGCGCGGCATTCTGGAATCCGACGGCAGCCTGACCGCCTATGGGCAGAACTTCCGCGCCGGGGTCTATCCGATCGGTGTGGTCCCGGATGAAATCCACGACTTGGCCGAATCCTACAAAGGCCGTCGCAAGCCCATGCGGCGCACCACGGACATTGCCCGTAAGAAGATCATCAGCGTCGATCGCCTGGACTATTCCAAGGGGCTGTTGGAGCGTTTCAAGGCCTATGAGGCTTTTCTCGAGCGCTACCCGGAGCACCGTCGCTCGGTCGAATTCATTCAGATCGCGCCCACCTCCCGTTCTGATGTGAAGACCTACCAGCACATCCGCCAGCAACTGGAAAGCGCGGCGGGGCACATCAACGGTTGGCTATCGGATCTGGACTGGACGCCGCTGCATTACCTAAACAAGAGCCATGATCGGCGTGTGTTGATGGGCCTGTTCCGCAATGCCGACATCGGTTTCGTCACGCCGTTGCGCGACGGCATGAACCTCGTCGCCAAGGAGTACGTGGCCTCGCAGGACCCGGAAGACCCCGGCGTGCTCGTGCTGTCGCGCTTCGCCGGCGCCGCCCGCGAACTGACCTCGGCGCTGATCGTCAATCCCTATGACTGCATAGGCATGGCCGAAGCGCTGGACCGAGCCCTGCGCATGCCGCTTGCCGAGCGCAAGGACCGCTACGAGCACATGATGCGCGCCATCCGCGCTGCGGACCTCGATGCCTGGCGCGACAACTTCCTGCGTGATCTACGCGCCTTTTCATCCCGACCGCGTGCCGAAGTGCCTTCGAATCCGCTCTTCACTGTTTAG
- the can gene encoding carbonate dehydratase: MSKDLQQLIENNARWAEAINEEDPTFFAKLAKQQVPEYLWIGCSDARVPANEIVGMLPGDLFVHRNVANVVLHTDLNCLSVIQYAVDVLKVKHILVTGHYGCGGVRASMRDDQLGLIDGWLRTIRDLYYEHREHIASFPTEEAQVDRMCELNVIQQVANVSHTSIVQNAWHRGQALSVHGCIYGIKDGIWKDLNVTISGPEQVPLQYRLRPHRPV, from the coding sequence ATGAGCAAAGATCTTCAACAACTAATCGAAAACAACGCGCGTTGGGCTGAAGCCATCAACGAGGAAGACCCGACGTTTTTCGCCAAACTGGCCAAGCAGCAGGTGCCGGAGTACCTCTGGATCGGCTGTTCGGACGCACGCGTGCCGGCCAATGAGATCGTCGGCATGCTGCCGGGCGATCTGTTCGTCCACCGCAACGTCGCCAACGTCGTGCTGCATACCGACCTCAATTGCCTGTCAGTCATTCAGTACGCCGTCGACGTGCTCAAGGTGAAGCACATTCTGGTCACCGGCCATTACGGCTGCGGTGGCGTTCGCGCCTCCATGCGTGACGACCAGCTGGGTCTTATCGACGGCTGGCTGCGCACCATCCGGGACCTGTATTACGAGCACCGCGAGCACATCGCCAGCTTCCCCACCGAGGAAGCCCAGGTGGACCGCATGTGCGAGCTCAACGTCATCCAGCAGGTCGCCAACGTCAGCCACACCAGCATCGTCCAGAACGCCTGGCACCGTGGCCAGGCACTGTCCGTGCATGGCTGCATCTATGGCATCAAAGATGGAATCTGGAAGGACCTCAACGTCACCATCAGCGGCCCGGAACAGGTGCCACTGCAATACCGTCTGCGCCCGCACCGGCCAGTCTGA
- a CDS encoding DMT family transporter codes for MAHRQGWAFAGLLLAVLCWSGNALVARAFHDAIPPLTLSFWRWVLATCLLLPFVARSIWAHRAVLRAASWRLPIIAALGISSYNSLLYTAAQSTEAINLTLVNTCLPLFTFIGGGLLLNEWPARRAWFGMAIAAGGLVYLISRGSWEVFSGLSFQAGDLIMLVAVLVWALYTLLLRRWAGFLRLPPLTLLGVLMLLGVPMIMPFYLYELSQVGGFTLTPTNLAAIGYTAIFASLAAYLSWNHGVKTVGAAKAAMTTYLMPVFTAILAWLVLGEGVQLFHLVGGGLIFAGLLLATRPMLRSAVR; via the coding sequence ATGGCGCACCGCCAAGGATGGGCCTTTGCTGGTCTGCTGCTCGCCGTGCTCTGCTGGAGTGGTAATGCACTGGTCGCGCGCGCCTTCCACGACGCGATTCCGCCGTTGACCTTGTCCTTCTGGCGTTGGGTGCTGGCGACCTGTCTCCTGTTACCTTTCGTCGCGCGCTCGATCTGGGCTCACCGTGCCGTGCTACGCGCGGCAAGCTGGCGTTTGCCTATCATCGCTGCGCTGGGCATCAGCAGCTATAACTCGCTGCTGTACACGGCAGCGCAAAGCACCGAAGCCATCAACCTCACCTTGGTGAACACCTGCTTGCCGCTGTTCACCTTCATCGGCGGTGGTCTGCTGCTGAATGAATGGCCGGCTCGACGCGCCTGGTTCGGTATGGCCATTGCGGCTGGAGGGCTGGTTTACCTCATTAGCCGCGGCAGCTGGGAGGTATTCAGCGGTCTGTCGTTCCAGGCGGGTGATTTGATCATGCTGGTGGCGGTGCTGGTCTGGGCGCTTTACACCCTGCTCCTGCGGCGCTGGGCAGGCTTTCTCCGGTTGCCACCGCTGACGCTGCTGGGCGTGCTGATGCTGCTCGGCGTACCGATGATTATGCCGTTCTACCTGTACGAACTGAGCCAAGTCGGTGGTTTCACGCTAACCCCAACCAACCTCGCCGCCATCGGCTACACCGCCATCTTTGCCTCGCTGGCGGCCTATTTGTCATGGAACCACGGCGTCAAAACCGTTGGCGCCGCGAAGGCAGCCATGACGACCTACCTTATGCCTGTATTCACCGCGATTCTCGCCTGGCTGGTGCTGGGGGAAGGGGTGCAGCTGTTCCATCTGGTTGGTGGTGGGCTCATCTTCGCCGGTCTGCTGTTGGCGACGCGGCCAATGTTACGGAGCGCGGTTCGCTGA
- a CDS encoding putative quinol monooxygenase, which produces MYCLILKTQLAPGSFDKFMEAMRVNAAASVRDEPDCLVFDVVQDLADPDLVYLYELYRDEAALAHHKTTEHFLHSRPLVGEFIVKQEAMKGHMVCGNSKR; this is translated from the coding sequence ATGTACTGTCTCATCCTGAAAACCCAACTCGCGCCGGGCTCGTTCGATAAGTTCATGGAGGCGATGCGCGTCAATGCCGCTGCTTCAGTGCGGGACGAACCGGATTGCCTCGTATTCGATGTGGTCCAGGATCTGGCGGATCCAGACCTCGTGTATCTCTACGAGCTCTACCGCGATGAAGCGGCTTTGGCTCACCATAAGACCACCGAGCACTTTCTGCACAGCCGCCCGCTGGTGGGTGAGTTCATCGTCAAGCAGGAGGCCATGAAGGGCCATATGGTTTGCGGTAACAGCAAGCGCTGA
- a CDS encoding VOC family protein produces MPQRPGRLNGLRHLALTAPNLEECERFYVDVLGMEVLNRANRDLVYLTCGNDNLSLGRATEKSSGVQAMDHYGFIVDSVEELHAWYEYLKDQGVTLLDRPFAHRDGAHSFHVLDPAGNTVQPLYHPAISGQRFS; encoded by the coding sequence ATGCCACAGCGTCCCGGTCGCCTGAACGGCTTGCGTCATCTGGCGCTCACCGCGCCGAACCTCGAAGAATGCGAGCGTTTCTACGTCGACGTGTTGGGCATGGAAGTCCTCAACCGCGCCAACAGGGATCTTGTCTACCTGACCTGCGGCAACGATAACCTCTCCCTGGGCCGCGCCACGGAAAAAAGCAGCGGCGTCCAGGCAATGGATCACTACGGCTTTATCGTCGATAGCGTGGAAGAACTTCACGCTTGGTACGAATACCTGAAAGACCAAGGCGTCACCCTGCTGGACCGTCCCTTCGCCCATCGCGACGGCGCCCATAGCTTTCATGTGCTCGATCCTGCGGGGAATACGGTTCAGCCGCTTTATCATCCGGCGATATCGGGGCAGCGGTTTAGCTGA
- the dkgB gene encoding 2,5-didehydrogluconate reductase DkgB, which produces MTIPAFGLGTFRLKDQQVIDSVKMGLELGYRHIDTAQIYDNEAEVGQSGVPREELFVTTKVWTSNLGADRLIPSLEESLSKLRLEQVDLTLVHWPSPNDELAVADYLARMMDAKQRGLTRAIGISNFTISHMQQAIDAIGAENIATNQVEVHPFLQNRKVIDFARSQGIHITAYMPLAYGKVMQDEVLQRIAEAHNANPAQIALAWLLQQGFAVIPSSTKRENLAANLAAQELRLTDEEMQQIATLDRNERLANPGFAPARRQRSDRRHKRLKKQVEKAHPEG; this is translated from the coding sequence ATGACCATCCCCGCATTCGGCCTCGGCACCTTTCGCCTCAAAGATCAGCAAGTCATCGACTCGGTGAAGATGGGCCTCGAACTCGGCTATCGCCACATCGACACCGCGCAGATCTACGACAACGAAGCGGAGGTCGGCCAGAGCGGCGTCCCACGCGAGGAGCTGTTCGTGACCACCAAGGTCTGGACCAGCAACCTTGGCGCCGACCGCCTGATCCCCAGCTTGGAGGAAAGCCTGAGCAAACTGCGCCTGGAACAGGTGGACCTCACCCTGGTGCACTGGCCGTCGCCGAACGACGAGCTGGCAGTCGCCGACTACCTGGCCCGGATGATGGACGCCAAGCAGCGAGGCCTGACCCGCGCCATAGGCATCTCCAACTTCACCATCAGCCATATGCAACAGGCCATCGACGCCATCGGTGCCGAGAACATCGCCACCAATCAGGTCGAGGTGCATCCCTTCCTGCAGAACCGCAAGGTCATCGATTTCGCCCGCAGCCAGGGCATCCACATCACCGCTTATATGCCGCTCGCCTACGGCAAGGTGATGCAGGACGAGGTGCTGCAACGCATCGCCGAAGCCCACAACGCCAACCCCGCACAGATCGCCCTTGCCTGGTTGCTGCAACAGGGCTTCGCTGTAATCCCCTCCTCCACCAAGCGCGAAAACCTCGCCGCCAATCTGGCTGCTCAGGAGCTGCGCTTGACCGATGAAGAGATGCAGCAGATCGCCACGCTGGATCGCAACGAGCGCCTGGCCAACCCCGGCTTCGCGCCAGCGCGCCGGCAACGGTCGGACCGGCGGCATAAGCGTTTGAAAAAGCAGGTAGAAAAAGCACACCCGGAGGGTTGA
- a CDS encoding MFS transporter, with product MPIALLALTLSAFAIGTTEFVIVGLIPTIAGDLGVSLPSAGLLVSLYALGVAIGAPLLTALTGKVPRKLLLLSLMVLFTAGNLLAWQAPGYESLILARIVTGLAHGVFFSIGSTIATSLVSKEKAASAIAIMFTGLTVALVTGVPLGTFIGQQFGWRETFLAVSLLGVIAFIGSLLFVPRDIQHSKPASLVQQLAVLKQPRLLLVYAMTAVGYGGTFIAFTFLAPILQEISGFGEGAVSLVLLVYGVSVAVGNIWGGKLADRRGPISALKLIFTLLAVVLFALTFTAGNPWLALATILLWGAVAFGNVPGLQVYVVRQAEHYTPNAVDVASGLNIAAFNLGIAGGAWLGGHIVASMGLIHTAWIGSLVVLVALALTYWSGQLDRKAGTAPAHTPGTDTHEPVLTASH from the coding sequence ATGCCCATCGCTTTGCTCGCGCTGACCCTCAGCGCATTCGCCATCGGCACGACGGAGTTCGTCATCGTCGGCCTGATCCCCACCATTGCCGGCGATCTCGGTGTCAGCCTGCCCTCGGCCGGGCTGCTGGTCAGCCTTTACGCCCTGGGCGTCGCGATCGGCGCCCCGCTGCTCACCGCACTGACCGGCAAGGTCCCGCGCAAGTTGTTGCTGCTGTCGTTGATGGTCTTGTTCACCGCCGGCAACCTGCTGGCCTGGCAGGCGCCGGGGTACGAGTCGTTGATCCTGGCGCGCATCGTCACCGGCCTCGCCCACGGCGTGTTCTTCTCCATCGGCTCGACCATCGCCACCAGCCTGGTTTCGAAAGAAAAAGCCGCGAGCGCCATCGCGATCATGTTCACCGGGCTCACCGTCGCCCTCGTGACCGGCGTACCGCTCGGTACCTTCATCGGTCAGCAGTTCGGCTGGCGGGAAACCTTTCTCGCCGTATCCCTGCTCGGGGTGATAGCCTTTATCGGCAGCCTGCTCTTCGTGCCGCGCGACATCCAGCACAGCAAACCCGCCTCACTCGTCCAGCAGCTGGCCGTACTGAAGCAGCCGCGCCTGCTCCTGGTCTACGCCATGACCGCGGTCGGCTACGGCGGTACCTTTATCGCGTTCACCTTTCTCGCGCCGATCCTGCAAGAGATCAGCGGCTTTGGCGAAGGCGCGGTGAGTCTGGTTCTGCTCGTCTATGGTGTCTCGGTGGCCGTGGGCAACATATGGGGCGGCAAACTGGCCGACCGCCGCGGGCCGATCAGCGCGCTCAAACTGATCTTCACGCTCCTGGCGGTCGTGCTGTTCGCCCTCACCTTCACCGCCGGCAATCCCTGGCTGGCGCTGGCCACCATACTGCTCTGGGGCGCCGTGGCCTTCGGCAACGTGCCCGGTTTGCAGGTCTACGTGGTGCGCCAGGCCGAGCACTACACACCGAACGCCGTGGACGTCGCCTCGGGCCTGAACATCGCCGCCTTCAACCTTGGCATCGCCGGGGGCGCATGGCTCGGCGGACATATCGTCGCTTCCATGGGTCTCATCCATACCGCCTGGATCGGCTCGCTGGTGGTGCTGGTCGCCCTGGCGCTCACCTACTGGAGCGGCCAGCTGGATCGCAAAGCCGGTACAGCACCAGCCCATACCCCAGGCACCGATACGCACGAGCCGGTACTTACCGCCTCGCATTGA